One Etheostoma cragini isolate CJK2018 chromosome 6, CSU_Ecrag_1.0, whole genome shotgun sequence DNA window includes the following coding sequences:
- the flot1b gene encoding flotillin-1b: MFYTCGPNEAMVVSGFGRSPPLMIAGGRVFVLPCIQKIQRITLNTLTLNVKSDKVYTRHGVPISVTGIAQVKIQGQNKEMLATACQMFMGKSEAEIANIALETLEGHQRAIIAHLTVEEIYQDRKKFSEQVFKVASSDLVNMGIGVVSYTLKDVHDDQDYLHSLGKARTAQVQKDARIGEAQYKRDSVMREAHAMQEKVSAQYKNEIEMAKAQRDYELKKADYDVEVNTKKAQSEMAYQLQVAKTKQRIEEEKMQIQVVERTQQILLQEQEIIRKENELEAKVRKPAEAEKYRMERLAEAQRLQLIMEAEAEAESIKMKGDAEAFAVEAKGRAEAEQMAKKAEAFEQYKDGAMVDMLLEKLPLMAEEISRPLLQAQKITMVSSGNSEVGVAKLTGEVLDIMTRLPAAVENLTGVRISQVGAKPSRVN, translated from the exons ATGTTTTACACGTGTGGACCCAATGAAGCCATGGTGGTGTCTG GCTTTGGGCGTTCTCCTCCTCTAATGATTGCTGGAGGAAGAGTGTTTGTTCTCCCATGTATTCAGAAGATCCAGAG AATCACGCTCAACACGCTGACTCTAAATGTGAAGAGTGACAAAGTCTACACCCGTCATGGGGTCCCTATCTCTGTCACTGGGATTGCACAG GTGAAGATCCAGGGCCAGAACAAAGAGATGTTGGCCACTGCCTGTCAGATGTTTATGGGCAAGTCTGAGGCTGAGATTGCCAACATTGCACTAGAAACACTGGAGGGACACCAGAGAGCCATCATTGCCCATTTGACCGTGGAG GAGATCTACCAGGACCGTAAGAAGTTCTCCGAGCAGGTCTTTAAGGTAGCCTCCTCTGACCTGGTCAACATGGGAATTGGTGTCGTCAGCTACACGCTCAAAGATGTTCATGATGATCAG gACTACCTTCACTCCCTGGGTAAAGCTAGAACTGCGCAGGTGCAGAAGGATGCCAGGATTGGAGAGGCTCAGTACAAACGAGATTCTGTCATGAGG GAGGCCCACGCGATGCAGGAGAAGGTTTCAGCTCAGTACAAGAACGAGATTGAAATGGCAAAAGCCCAAAGAGACTATGAGCTGAAAAAGGCAGACTATGATGTTGAGGTCAACACCAAGAAGGCTCAGTCAGAAATGGCCTATCAGCTTCAG GTTGCCAAGACTAAGCAGCGCATTGAGGAGGAGAAGATGCAGATTCAGGTGGTGGAGCGGACTCAGCAGATTTTACTGCAGGAGCAGGAGATTATTCGCAAGGAGAACGAGCTTGAGGCCAAAGTTAGGAAGCCTGCAGAAGCAGAGAAATACAGAATGGAGAGGCTGGCTGAGGCGCAGCG CCTGCAGCTTATCATGGAGGCCGAGGCTGAGGCCGAGTCCATCAAA atgaagGGCGACGCAGAGGCTTTTGCTGTGGAGGCTAAGGGCCGTGCAGAGGCAGAGCAGATGGCCAAGAAAGCTGAGGCCTTCGAGCAGTACAAAGATGGAGCCATGGTGGACATGCTGCTGGAGAAACTGCCACTG ATGGCAGAGGAGATCAGCAGGCCACTTTTACAGGCTCAGAAGATCACCATGGTGTCCAGTGGCAACTCAGAGGTGGGAGTAGCCAAGCTTACTGGAGAAGTGCTAGATATAATGACCAGGCTGCCTGCTGCTGTGGAGAACCTCACCGGAGTCAGAATCTCTCAG GTTGGAGCAAAGCCCTCCCGTGTGAAttaa
- the tubb5 gene encoding tubulin beta-5 chain, whose protein sequence is MREIVHIQAGQCGNQIGAKFWEVISDEHGIDPTGTYHGDSDLQLDRISVYYNEATGGKYVPRAILVDLEPGTMDSVRSGPFGQIFRPDNFVFGQSGAGNNWAKGHYTEGAELVDSVLDVVRKESESCDCLQGFQLTHSLGGGTGSGMGTLLISKIREEYPDRIMNTFSVVPSPKVSDTVVEPYNATLSVHQLVENTDETYCIDNEALYDICFRTLKLTTPTYGDLNHLVSATMSGVTTCLRFPGQLNADLRKLAVNMVPFPRLHFFMPGFAPLTSRGSQQYRALTVPELTQQVFDAKNMMAACDPRHGRYLTVAAVFRGRMSMKEVDEQMLNVQNKNSSYFVEWIPNNVKTAVCDIPPRGLKMAVTFIGNSTAIQELFKRISEQFTAMFRRKAFLHWYTGEGMDEMEFTEAESNMNDLVSEYQQYQDATAEEEGEFEEEAEDDA, encoded by the exons ATGAGGGAAATCGTGCACATCCAAGCCGGCCAGTGCGGCAATCAGATTGGTGCCAAG TTCTGGGAAGTCATCAGCGATGAGCACGGTATCGATCCCACAGGGACTTATCATGGAGACAGTGACCTGCAGCTGGACAGGATCAGTGTCTATTACAATGAGGCCACAG GAGGTAAATATGTGCCTCGAGCCATTCTGGTGGACTTGGAGCCTGGCACCATGGACTCTGTGAGGTCTGGACCCTTTGGGCAGATCTTCAGACCTGACAATTTTGTGTTTG GTCAGAGTGGTGCTGGAAACAACTGGGCCAAGGGTCACTACACAGAGGGAGCTGAGTTGGTGGACTCAGTCCTGGATGTGGTCCGCAAAGAGTCAGAGAGCTGTGACTGCCTGCAGGGCTTCCAGCTCACCCACTCTCTTGGTGGCGGAACTGGATCTGGTATGGGAACCCTGCTCATCAGCAAGATCCGTGAGGAGTACCCAGACCGTATCATGAACACTTTCAGTGTGGTGCCCTCGCCAAAG GTGTCAGACACAGTGGTTGAGCCATACAATGCAACCCTCTCAGTCCACCAGCTTGTAGAAAACACAGATGAAACCTACTGTATTGACAATGAGGCCCTGTATGACATCTGCTTCCGCACTCTCAAACTGACCACACCCACCTATGGAGACCTTAACCACCTTGTGTCCGCCACCATGAGTGGGGTCACCACCTGCCTGCGCTTCCCTGGTCAGCTCAATGCTGATCTACGCAAACTGGCTGTCAACATGGTGCCTTTCCCTCGTTTGCACTTCTTCATGCCCGGCTTCGCCCCATTGACCAGCAGAGGCAGCCAGCAGTACAGAGCCCTCACAGTTCCCGAGCTCACCCAGCAAGTGTTTGATGCCAAGAATATGATGGCTGCATGCGACCCACGTCACGGCCGTTATCTGACCGTCGCCGCCGTGTTCCGTGGACGCATGTCCATGAAGGAAGTTGACGAGCAGATGCTCAATGTCCAGAACAAGAACAGCAGTTACTTTGTCGAATGGATCCCCAACAATGTGAAGACCGCCGTCTGCGACATTCCACCCCGTGGTCTCAAGATGGCTGTCACTTTCATTGGCAACAGCACAGCCATCCAGGAGCTGTTTAAGCGCATCTCAGAGCAGTTCACAGCCATGTTCCGCCGTAAGGCCTTCTTGCATTGGTACACAGGTGAAGGTATGGATGAGATGGAGTTCACTGAAGCAGAGAGCAACATGAATGATCTGGTGTCTGAGTACCAGCAGTACCAGGATGCCACTGCTGAAGAAGAGGGTGAATTTGAGGAGGAGGCTGAAGATGATGCTTAA